The DNA region TGGATGCGGACGCCTGAAGAGTCGTGAAGCAGTGGCAGCCTAGCGCCGACGCGCCAGGGCGCGGGCGGGGTTGGTCACCATCAGCCGCGTGACCGCCTCCTCGCCGAGCGCCTCGCGCACCGCCGGCACGAAGCGGCGGAACACCGTGTCGAACGGGCGAAAGTTGCCGCCGCGCTCCTCGCCGACGTGATACCAACCCGCGTCGTGCGACACCAGCACGCGCCCGAGGTGACCCGCCTCGGCCATCATCTTCACGAGCTGCACGTGACGGTCCACGGTGTCGGGACCGACGCCGTCGAACTCCACCCACGCGCCGCGCTCCGCCGCGCGCTTGAGCTGCGCATCGTCTGCCGCTTGCGCGTGCACCCAGATGAACGCGTCGAGCGGCACGCCGGCCTGCTCGAGCACGTCGAGTTCCTGGTGGGCCGGCCCGGCGCCCGTGTGCGAGGCGATCGGCAGGCCCGTTTCCTTGTGCGCGATACCGGCGGCCTCCACGAGCTTGCGATCCACATCGGAGAGCTCCACGCCGTCGACGCCGATCTTCATGAAGCCTGGCAGGATGTCGGTGCCGTCGATGCCGCGCCG from Luteitalea sp. TBR-22 includes:
- a CDS encoding phosphotriesterase, whose amino-acid sequence is MLDRRSFLASLSALAAAPSVLSAQDGMVATVTGDVPVRDLGMVLMHEHVLVDFIGADRVSRSRYNADEVFEVALPHLREVKELGCRTLVDATPAFLGRNVALLQRLSEASGLLIVSNTGYYGAAGDKHLPAHAFKESARELAQRWINEARRGIDGTDILPGFMKIGVDGVELSDVDRKLVEAAGIAHKETGLPIASHTGAGPAHQELDVLEQAGVPLDAFIWVHAQAADDAQLKRAAERGAWVEFDGVGPDTVDRHVQLVKMMAEAGHLGRVLVSHDAGWYHVGEERGGNFRPFDTVFRRFVPAVREALGEEAVTRLMVTNPARALARRR